The Lutra lutra chromosome 7, mLutLut1.2, whole genome shotgun sequence genome segment TGATAAAGCAgcaggttttttgggggggagaggtttatgaaagatttaaattaaaataagactATTAATAAACAATTTGATAAACTTGTCAGTTCACTGAACTTACTGTCTCAAAGTCATTAACTGTCAGTGTTCATCTCATTTCAGCAGGTCTTTTTATCAAATGTGAGTTTTTTCTATAATAAGCTTTTAGAATATCACAGGAGTGAATTTCCTACCATTTATTCATTGAAGTTTATGCGtaggcaaagaaaaataagataaaaactgtTTTCCTTGAGTGTTCATAAACATTCCCTTGTACCTGTAATTAGGATTctaattttattgaattaataatccagaataaaaaaatctacatctttatataataatttttttctactctttgaTTAATTTAGGATATtgcagttgggttttttttagtcAATATGGGCATTTCTATCAATGATAATAAAAATCTGTTACAATATGTATATGGGATCATCCAGAtggaattttaacaaatattttagtatatgtgctgccgaagcgagcacatggaattttaaaaaataaatgggtatgAGCAAGTATATGACTCTTTTGTGTTTGTATTGTATGTAGGCATGTTTATATGAGatctaagttttcaaatttagATCTTCATCTTAGTTTCCTTCATGCTCATATATTTTGTAAAGTGTATTCACAAATTTTACCAAGCTCTGATTTAAATTTTACTACCTTATAAATTTGTTCCCCTGTAGTTTTAGAAGCAACTGATATTTGTCAACTGTCTTGTCTCCTTGAGGCTGAATTTAGGCACTGAGAATTAGGTATTTAAGagaaatatctcatttaatttttatatcctgGAATAATTGTGATCTCCATGTTCTATACATGATATTGGCATTTACAAAATGTTCAGTAATAGGAGTGAGACTAAGATTCAAATCCCTTTTTGTCTACTCTAAGACCTTTCTCCTCTATATCAAGTTCTGTTGGATTTATATCCTCTAGCTGATGTTCTTCAGTTAAAACTTCTGATAATAAAAACTTATCTTCTTAAGAAGAGTCACaaaactaattataaaaatataaaaataagcgCACTGGCATTTACtgcttttactttaaattatAGACACCATATCTATAACTCTTAAATTCTTTACCATGTTTCATTTTGGATATCATTTATTCTAGAGAATTAATTTCAATTCCTACTAGGATAGACAAACCAAACTTCTTGCTTAGGACAGCACAGATTCTGCTTTAGAGTAGACTAAAAATTGGAAgatctaataaaataatttatctgaCTTTTCATTTGAAGAATAAGGTTCAGGAAATAATTGTTTTGAGATTTAAATAATGGTAATTTTCCTAGTAGGACATGCTAttgattaataattattattctagAGAAAATAATTATCCATTTACAGAATGGCCACACTAATCCTAACGTTTTCCTATCACTCTAAAATGTAAGGCAAACAGAATGTTTTACTAAAGCATTTTCAGTGAGTATATACTTTTGCTTTTCCTGAAGACCTatgaaaatgaacataaatatatttttaatagctaatATACAAAGGTTGTTTTCTAACTGGAAAACAGCATCATCATTCAATGAAAAAGTTAGGaaatatctttttattcctttaatattaATTCTTATCCTTTAATTctgtttcagaaattaaaaaaaaacttgctatAAGGAATGTGTGAacaaaataatccttttaaaacaaTTCAGCCATTTCTAGGACTTGAAATTTTAAGTGTTGTACttattcaacaaagaaataagtaTCTCTGGGTATGTTAATTGTGATGATAAAATTGTCTATGATAGAGTTAATTTGATTCTCACAACTATTTtgataattgaataaataagatgaaatatatCAAGAATGTATTTGACCATTAAggatacttgaaaaaaatgatgaactaTTAATGATCAGTTAACACCAGCTATGGAGATTGccacatatttttaactttcctgcctctcagaaagagaaaggacaacaAATAATACACCATGAAttgttattctaaaattttaaaaaattttctttagatcttacccattttaaaattagcctctcataaaatgtcatttctgaaatttttataacacttaactttatttataagaacacattaataatatatttttatacaataatctttataatttagtacataagaatttaataaactaaaaaaatgacaaaatgcttCCTATAAATGAATACTTGATAATATAGATTCCTGACAGAATTGTCAAGAAACTAGTACCCTCATGCATCTTGAAAGAGACTGAGATATAACTTCCAAatgaagtcatttatttttccaattatgtGTTACTTATTCAATATTAATGTGGATCAATTCTTTTGGCTTTAAAATGTGTACttcctaaataaattaaaacactttCTGAATGTATATTATTAACTCACTTTCCTCCCCACAGATTTAGAAGACAAACTATCCAtgtaaatgttattaatttttccatCATTTGATTCTTCTACATCATGTGTATTATTTGAtagtttgaaataatttatatttcttaattgaAATAATACACTAagtgaaaactttttaaaaaaacttctaagAACAAAGTTGACCAACAATAGTACTTAGAAATAGCTTTGAAACTCTGTAGTAAATTGCATCTTGTGAGcactcaaaatgaaataatataaattttctcTAAGGCCACAAAAGTAATCATGCATTggacagatgaagagatacacatTTATCCCAAATAATTCCATATATCCCCACAATGTTATTCCAATTGCTTAAATGTGTTATTCCCATAAAATGTTTTAGTTCTCATAAAGcttatggttttatttctccaCTTTTAAGGTATCCCCAAGAGGCAACATATACTGTGACAGCCCTAAAGCTACATTTAAATGGAAACACACTTACTAGAGTATTTTGCTTTATGTGAAAGCTATGGTTCTGAAAGTTTCAGACTATTGAAACTTTttggaaacaaaaacataacttgtgttaaagttactatttttttaatttaaattcaattagccaacatatagtacacccttagtttttgatgtagtgttcaatgactttctaatacattttcttcataattttaatttataaatttgaaatctATGTTCTCAGTAAAATGGGATAAAAcctcaatttattcattttatcttaGTGGCTTGAGACTCAGCAgtttatattattccattttctaaGATATAAGGATGAGATTAATATCTATACCTTAAAATATtgtgagaataaaaaataaaagtatgttatGTATATAAAAGAAGATAATATAAACATTAATTATTATAATGTCACTATATTGGGCAATTGTTTTGAAAATACTTGTCCCAATAATACTTGGGAGaaaaattcttttctccttttcatttaattttaaaagttcaaccTATGAAATATACTTAAGGGTTAATGGCAATAGAGTTTGTGCTAATAAGGAAAATATCATAACTAATATTATACTTTAACTGTAACTTTGTCTTAAACGTTTGAAATGATATAAAAAGGCATAATTAGCTTAATTATACCACTCTTGCTATTTTATCACAGACAAATGATGGCATTCTTACTGTTGGCAAAAATAATGTACTCTCAATTTCAAAATCAGAATCAGTATATACAGAGTATACAATCACAATTGTTATAACTTACTATtcagaaaaataggaattttgTATCTGCACTTTTTGTTATCAATTTCGTACTCTTAAATATAACActgtttaagatttaaaaattcgTGTAGGTCTCTCTTCTCCATGATTTCTTCATGTCAGGAAAAAAAGTGATGCAGATAtgaatgaagacagaaaataaccAGAGAGTGTGTGTAAATCTGTAAATATCTGATATAATGAAGATACCTGGGCAGTAGTACCAATATAATGTAATAACTTTTTTTCAGTATCATTATATTTCACATGTAACTTCATTGGTAATTTAATCAGTGTTTATCTTTACTTTTCACTATagcaattatttgaaaataatactcaatatgacaaacccaccaaatatgaaaatgtataaCAGAGATAACCTCACATTGTCATCAACCTCTGTATGCTTAAGCAATGTCAAGGTCTCCGAATGAGGTATCCTTTGTTGGCTCTAGTCTCTAATTTGATTATTCTACCACTCTTCAAAAGACTGGTTTTCCAGTGCTTTGCCTCCTTATACCACCTACCCCCGTTTTTGCATGAGCTAGGTATTTAGAATACTTGACTTCGTTCACAGTGAAAAAATGCACATGAAAACTAACGCCTAACAGATTCAATGTTTGTTGGCATACTGAGGGTGACTTGTTCCATCAGTATctatttttcttcccagaaagttaaaaaaaaaagcacaccaTTATAATCTTCTAACCAATCTTCAAATATCTTtaatagaaagagaaaactattctaaataataaaagttaatgcataaactaaaaacaaattgAGATGCCAATGAaagaaatgtgtgatttttttaaagctattcagTTATCTTAAATGAAGTAGTTCCTAAATAAGACAGGTTACAAGAAAAATTCAAAAGTCCTAAAaagggattttaaaatttcactgaatttttatGTTCAAAAATAACATCGGTGATTATTTAAAGCTTTGAAATTATAATCATGTTAAGACAATGAACAATGGTTATATTTAGCTATCTGCTAGAATATGTAAAATGTCTCATGagtttgaatattaaaaatgaattttataaagttCTCTAATTTAGATTAAGCCTTTCTAGTGTATACAGAAGTAACATTTTCTAGCATTCATGAAGTCAAACTTCAGAGAAAGTTCAGCCTCAAAGGTTTTCTCTCTATTGGCAAAGCAATGGGGAAATCTCCTTGAAACTAGCTAATTGAGAATTTGGccttccaaataattttttataaaacaagtaGTTTGAATGCAAACAGTTCTGATAATTGCTTCTATTCTCTATCTGCCTAGGCATAAACATTCCCCCTGCCCCGAGAAAAGAAACCCCACATATAATCTTGATGTTAGatagaaatgttaaaaacttCTAAGAGTTGTGTCACTTAAGTGGTGAATTTACTAACAAATACTTTTACTGACAACGTGAACCCCGCAAATACATCCTGTACAGAACTGACTAGGGGGAGTTTTTATTCTaagatattttggaaaacatgGTGGCTAGGCTTTGATTTATTGGACTCAAAATGGTTTGTTtggtttcctctttatttttaaaaatgagataggtTAATTTGTACcctgctaatatttttaaaaattacaattcgATTCTTATCTCTGCCTTAAGTCCTAAAAGTAATGgcttattttacaataaaaaagttCAGCATGAATTGGTCTCACTACAAGTATATGGGTTTCCTGTAATCAGAAACTTTCTCAGCATTTATAAATAGGCAATGTAAAATAGgcaatgtaaaatatataaacaacataAAGTGATAAAATCTATCTGTTTTGGTAAACATATTGAAATATTGTTAATACATTACTTTATCTATTAAAGacttgatatatataaatattttcaaaaactgacTTAACATTAAAAGTGTGGAAATTTTGAGAAGTCATTTTGAAATTTAGTTTACAATAAtttcttacaagaaaaaaagatataatcaCCCACCATCTTAAATATTGACAGAAAtactatttttgttattgatCTAGAGCTATAAAATTGGATAAGCTAATGAATGACAATCTTAGAAAATGCCTTAAGTTTTCATAAGCCAGATCTCcataaacattttattactaataaaattaatttggtaAAGTCATTATAATTTGAATGCTCTTTGTAGTTTGAGCAGAATTGGAATACTCAATTGAGTCCTTAATCAAAAGCTTGACATTTCTGCTCAAgcagaataataattaaaaaaaatatatagatagatagatacatattatacatatgtatacatatgtatactaCATATACAGATAGTATATTTATCATCTACaaaacagtttttcaaaaatGGGGACTCTATAtgatttaaaacagaaacagagactgTATTTTACCCTAAAACATTTTCAACATAAATTATTATAAGGTCACAATTCAAGggaaatatatgtaatttatataacaattttaatCACAATATGTAAATCACATTAAAGAAGATTGAGGCACTGCAGTTCAGAAGAGTTCAAATTTCTTCATTgctaaatataaagaaatcaatTATCTGtatcaaataatcttttttattatcaACCATTTGAACATGTGATCtcttattttttgctgttttctttggtACTGAATTAAAGCTGATACAAATTGACCTTTTAATTTTGGGGAGTAGTCAAAATGATGTGattggggaggggctgagaagtgttttttgtaaaaattctttaatCATTTCATAGAGGTAAACATACTTGAATGCTAAATACCTGACCTTTTCAAATAAATGCAGACCTACCTTGTTTTTCACAATAAGTCTCTATTAATTTCCATGAGACAATGTTTTCACAAATGTAAGGCAAAACAGATGTTAAATTACTTAACAGAActcataatttaaataattaaaactaatttGTGTTTAAAGCTATTTGCAGATTTATtagagaaacaaatacaaatatgcATTTCtacagaactgtttttttttccaaaatgaacttAAAACTTGTTCCACAGtttttacttgtttatatatCTATGGTAACCCAAGTATTGGCTTCTGTACCACTTGTAATGAGACAATTGCCCTTCCATTGCAATtataaaaaactatttaaaaaaaaattcggCACATACAcgttaaatatttttccttaaaaaaataatctaatcaaAATATTGAATACTTTagatttaaacaatattttatttacaaatctGATTTGATTACTTTATTAATTACACAAGGTAATGCTTCAATTTtcaagaacagttttttttttaatatatagaccagtggaatgaCATCCTATCTAGTAATATGTActacacttcattttttttcaaaattaacatgACAAGTTTTCTAAtactttcagttttttggaaaaaatgttattttattggGGCACATATctgatgaaacaaaaaataacatgCAGAATTCCAAAAATAACCCGTTAAAGTAATATGATACTTACCCTTCATGTAATAAGACATCTATGAACAACAGTGCATAACAATATTATGTATTCATGTTTATGAGAAACCAAGCAGGAGGCAAAATGAGTTCATTCTGCTTTCTAATCATGTGCAATATCATATGGCTGTTTGCATCATTTAAATAATGTGTGTACATTAAATTTCTAAGACTGCATTGCACCCAAAATTACTATGGATAGCCATGCTTGCCCTGTATTTAATGAGTGATGAATTTCTCCTACTAACAGAGTAACTGGTCTCAAATCGTGTCTGTGATGTAAAgagtattaaattatatttttatctctttcaatTGCTGCCTTGGAAAGCAAGAATTCCCTTCTTGGAGAAGACTTACAGTAAGTAAAATTTACTTAAGGACTCAGTGAGGAATCAGCACATGAATCAAGAATGCAATataagaatggattaaaaaaatgtgattatcAGTACCTTTGTTGAAATCTATTACCACCATTAAAATTTCCAAGGAAAGATAGGGCCTGTAACATAGGGGTTCCATTCATTGTTAAATTACTAAAATCTACCAATTTAATGCTTtcatactgtttatttttttccaatagaaaaataaatctcataCATTAGAAGTGGTACACAAAAAACTGGGATAAAATTTATCAGATTCTTGATAGCACCATTTACACATTCTTAAAGTAAACATTAATATGCACTTTCTTAGAAAgcgatataaatatataatacaggaCTTGCTAACCTCTGTTAACCATCTGAATACGATGGAATAATCTATCTCTACTGTGCAGGTAGGCTGTGCATGGTGGTGTggcaatataattttaaaagtttgttacAGATGTGATGGGAAGCTGGAAGGAGTCGAATAAGCAGAAAAAAGAGCTTAGATCTATTGTAAGCAATGAGTCGAAATGAGCCGTTACAGGTTagaatttatctttgtttctgaTCATTCAATGAGAAAATGACTTCCACAGAAATAGATACATTTAACTGTTTCAGGAGTGGGGTGGGTGAGGTGAAGTAGGATTGAAAGTCCTACAGGTAATAGCAATAACTGGAAGTGCAGACGAAATTGGTCTTCAGTGCAAAGAGGAAGGCAGCCGTTTAAAAAGTCTAGGTGCAATGTTGTGGTGCTGAAAGAAAAGCTCCcagtgataaaggaaaaaaaaaaactgcaatgcAACTTCAAGCAGTAATTTTGTGGTGCTGAAAGGACAGCTCCCAGTGTTGAGGAAAAGATCTTGGATCTAGAATGAGGTGTCCAATCTGTATGATAAACAGCACACTGTGTCTCAGAGCGCCCATTCAATCTcagtaagtaaatgaaatattgatTGAAAGTGACCCTGAAACAGAATGCATTAAAAAGACATAGAAAGCTGCAGAACTGAGGTAATTCGTATTCAGCATGTTCACCAGCCTCCCTATAGCAAAACAAGTCTATAAATAGTTGCATTTCATAAGATGTTTGGCCCTTGTATCATCAGTTTTCTCCATTTTGGATCAGTATAGCTGAACAGCCATTGTTACATGCCTACCTGTGGCAGTCTGAAGCCATACTCATTTTCTTCCAGTAAATTAAAGCATCACATCACAAATCAATTCTACATGGTCTATAAATTTCAGAGAATAAGTTTTTAGACAGCATAAAGCTGATTTACACATAATGCACACAAACCCTTATCTGTTaccataaattaaaatgtaaatatcttcaATTTAGCTTTCAGATTTAACTAACATAATACCATGCCAACTAGCAAAAGTTTAAAATTCCCATTTACAATTAAAATTGAACTGAGTGCATTTTCAGCAATACTAGCtaataaatacacataattttttaaatggtttggcTTCAAAGTAACATTAAATTCCAGATGAAATGCATGGGGTCCACAGTGGACTACtggaattttgaaataaaaggttGAAGATTTGCTACGActgaacaaaaacattttaaagacccAACATTTGAAATGCTTCTAATACACATCCTAtatcacttcctttctcttttccaactaAGTGGGGCCCCAATCTTTGCCTTTGTTCACTGCTGACTCTGAGACAGCACGGTGAAAGAAATTTACATAGATATTATTTACTGTTAATGTATTATAAATGATCTGAGACTTGTGACATGCAAGGAAAAAATGAGACGGGAGACAAGTGATGCTACATGATGAACTAAGCacatttataatgataaaatgagtaaatataataGCGGCAATGCTAACCACTGATTCCACGAGATACACTATTTGTCAAAACTTACACAGCTACAGAGTATCGACGATAAATAGTCATTACCAATTAACACAGTTTACTAcagcttttctctttcatttaaacaAGCATATCATTCCCTTTTAAAAtcattctctaaataaatatttagagataGAGAACTCTAAATGAAATAACAGTCCaatgttaaaaactaaaaaaaaaatgaatctactCTTACAGTTTGACAGAAATGAATTATTAATAGTGGAAGGGGAAGGGATCAGGAAATAATTTCAAGTTCTCAATGTCCAAAAGTAAATTGCACAGTAAATCAATATGAAATGAAGAGTCCATATAGTTCAATGAACAAAAGGGAAAGTTCATGAGGACAAAGATCACAGTTCAGAGAGAGGCTGGACGAAATTCAGACATGGAGCATCACACTCATTGTTCTTTAATTGGTTGCACAGAAAGGAGCAGCTGGGATGCCATTTAGCTTGCTAGGATGGACGTAACCAATGGGTTGAAGTTGAGATGGAAGTAATTCTCTTTTGTAATTCAGTTGCTCAGCCAGATGATCCAGAGGTAgccagcattttatttttgtccattgAATTTAAGACTGCATGCACAGCATGAGGAGGTGCTTGGGGATGGATGCCCCTATGAGTGGCCTTGAGTGGGCAAACTCAGAGGTTAACAGATGGTGTGTCAAATGGCCTGGACAGTTGGCACTCAGGAGAGGTACAGAAGAGGGTGACAGTTGTTGGGTCTTGGGAACAAAGGCTTACTTTGAAATGACCTGTCAAAAAGCCTGACAAAGGTAGATCACACTACCTCTCAAGATAAACTGCCTCTTCTAAATAAGCATGCAGGAAATACTGTCTGGTTGGTGACATAAAAATGCTCCACAAAACATGCAAATTACCGAGTATTAGAAACTGCATTGGCTGCTAGCGCCATGCTGCAAAGACTCCATCATGGGAGCAAACAGCTAAATCACAGATAGCTTCACAGTAAAATCTACATTCACAATACTAATAGGTTTCTAGTGTTAACAAATTATACACAATTATAAGCTCTTAAAATGCAACATACTTATCAAGCAGTTGCAGATAATGAAACATTATCAGCTATCAATAATTTGTTGgcactttcacttttgtttataaaatttccAATACACTGTACCACAGTTATGTGTCTAAACAGTGAGGATGTTAATGGAGTAATGACTGTTCTACTGGCCAGGCGATGGGATCAGTAGTGAATTCAGTGCttaaaaacaaatgtacaaaCCTCTGAAGAGGTGGGACTCCATGTGAGAACTTTTGTTGAACTTACAAATGATGAAGAATGGGCCATGGCCAGCATGCAGCATTATTTCCATTGTCTAGTTCAGATGGAGAACAGGTGCTTTTATTGATCTGTAAACTTACCAATATAATTTTCCACAGTTttaaccttttaaatattttacagtgCTTTTATGCAACTATATTGctttttgatcattttaaatttaaaacttattttcaaaatattgtttcctACTTCACTGTGCCCTAAGCAGGAAGTAAGACTTACATGACAGTGCTTTGGCCTCACTCCATTTTAGGTCACTGACCCCACCATACTCAACCTAACAGTAGTTAATTTAGTGTTATCTAGAACTAATACTGAAAACTATACGCATATCCCTGTCTACATTCAATCATTAAACTACAATAATGCTGGTAAAATGGCAGGCTTAAATCTTACACTAGAAACACCTCTGACAAATATACACAAGCAAAGTATAGAGAACAAAACAGATCAAGaaaaaattctatgaaacatCTGGTAAAACAcatattatttacatatacacaTTGTCAACATAGTCGCATTCATTtgcataattatatattaataacagAAAAACTTCACTTCTGCAAAGTACAGTACATCCTTCTTGAAAATGGGGTAAAGGAGGGGTTAAAACAATCTGATGTATAATTGGGGCACTCAACCCACTTTCTGAGGATTGGCAGCCCGCACTCCTTGCTCATATGTGATCCTTTGTGTAATTAAATACTGAGCAGCCTGTGTTGCAGCTGGTGTTCCAGTAATGGTTACCTTCCGATTCCTTGTGCCAGGTACGAATTCTCCTTTTTTGGAGATCTGTATCCTTGCACCAGTCAACTCCTGGTATTCCACTAATGTTTTCCCTCCTTTGCCAAGTATTGCACCAACTAAGTTTTCTGGCACTGCTATTTCAACTACATCCTTTGATCCATCTGTggatttttctgttcctagaatggCACTGGCAGCTAGGGGAGAAGCAGCTCCAAAATATCCATTGGttgcagcagtagcagcagccaGGCTACCTAATGCAAATGTCCCCGCCGTACCACCAGCTGTGCTGCCACTGGCTGAGGCTTCACTGGCATAGGTGGCCAACAAattggctgctgctgctgctgggttGGCACTGGCAGCTGCTGCAGCCAAGGCCCCTGTTGCTGCTGCTTGACTGAGACCTAAACCTAATGTGTTGAGATTATATCCGTAGCTGGCTAAAGTATTAAGTGCAGAGGTGATGGCCACCAGGTCATTGCCTGTGAAGCCAGATAAGACTGCTGGAAAGGCTGCAACGCCAGCAAGGTTAGCATGTCCTAAGAGCCCTGCGGCTGCGGCAGCAGTTGGTAACACTTCAGCAGTGTTTGCATAAGGAGATCCGGTTGGATTGGAATTTGCCACTGGACCTGTAACATTGGCATAACTGATATTGAGACAGCTGCCACTCTGTGGATCCTCTTGTATCTTCTGGATGATAAGTTCAACAGCTTTTCGGTTTTGTTCAGGTTCTCCACTCACAGTGACAACCCTCTCTTGCAAGTTGATCCCATCAGGTTTCTGGGAAAGCTGCACCCAAGCCCCTGACTGCTCCATTATAGCCTTCACAGTAGCACCTCCCTTCCCTATTATCAGACCTGCTGTGCTGTTGGGAACTATAATCTTTacctgtaattaaaaaaaatacgtaTAAATAATACTTCTGTTTTGCGCATACACATTATATTACTTTGCTAtcctaaaaaagtaaaataacaaattGAAAATTAGTTTAAACGTAAGTTATGAAAGATAGAAATATCACAACTTCTAAAGTGACTTTTATCGCATTTTAATACAATTATCTTGTAAAAGCAGAATgtccaaaagcaaaagcaatttgcaatttaaaatattaaaagttttccTGGAGTCCTTGTGCATCGCCATAGAAGTTTTAAGAAATTAGTATGTTCTAAAGAAAGGATATCATAACTATACACCAATGGTAACATTTTTATATagctccaaaataaaaatactgttgaTACTCTTCACCTAGTGTAGCTTTAAGAATACCTTTggtctaaaaagtataaaaacaaagagTAGAGGATTATGACGCAAAGTTAGTAAAGATAAAAGTAGTAAAGTTCTAGATCGAGTccctttagaaaattaatttcatgttcCTTATCACCTAGCAATTTTTGTGTTATTCAAACCTTACTTGTTTCATGACTAATATTTTCAGAGAGCAAAAAGATTATTACTAGTGGTATTTTGATTTTTGGACTAAACTGACACACAATacataactttataaaaataacagatatttaaaaaaaaaccagatatttctaaataattaatataaaaaatttcccATCACTTTAGAGAGGTGAACAATGATTTGAGTATGATATTGCCGGGATGTTCTACTTAAATTTGTAAAATGACTATTTTAATTAGATagataattctcttttttggcaGCCgtagctacattttaaaaaatagggctTATAACCATATTATCAAAGGTTACTGAAAATTTACTGGAGTCACAGGAATAATTACAATACAATGTGACCATATGAATAGAGGCATTTTAACTAATTTGTATTGAAATATCCATTCACAAAACCTAGACTATTTGGATTTATTTAATTACAGTCAAATACTAttgtaaaaatgataaaatcagtAAGGTATTTTCCATAAcccctgaaattaaaatataaatattaaaaattttattttggtagcACAAAGATACACATGGCACTGTTTTATGACTCACTAGATAAAAAACTGGGAGGGTTGTGTCACTGACAAAGCACTAAAGTAATTGCTTTCCTTGTTCTGGATATTAAAATGGGCAGGCTGAAGTAACTTGTTGAAATTTGAGCAGGAATTTAAATGAGATATTCTATGAAAATTTCATTAGCTAGTTTTTAGCACGTATTGCCATGCTATCTTT includes the following:
- the NOVA1 gene encoding RNA-binding protein Nova-1 isoform X3, yielding MPQNVAKTEPVSILQPQTTVNPDRIKQTLPSSPTTTKSSPSDPMTTSRANQVKIIVPNSTAGLIIGKGGATVKAIMEQSGAWVQLSQKPDGINLQERVVTVSGEPEQNRKAVELIIQKIQEDPQSGSCLNISYANVTGPVANSNPTGSPYANTAEVLPTAAAAAGLLGHANLAGVAAFPAVLSGFTGNDLVAITSALNTLASYGYNLNTLGLGLSQAAATGALAAAAASANPAAAAANLLATYASEASASGSTAGGTAGTFALGSLAAATAATNGYFGAASPLAASAILGTEKSTDGSKDVVEIAVPENLVGAILGKGGKTLVEYQELTGARIQISKKGEFVPGTRNRKVTITGTPAATQAAQYLITQRITYEQGVRAANPQKVG
- the NOVA1 gene encoding RNA-binding protein Nova-1 isoform X1, with amino-acid sequence MMAAAPIQQNGTHTGVPIDLDPPDSRKRPLEAPPEAGSTKRTNTGEDGQYFLKVLIPSYAAGSIIGKGGQTIVQLQKETGATIKLSKSKDFYPGTTERVCLIQGTVEALNAVHGFIAEKIREMPQNVAKTEPVSILQPQTTVNPDRIKQTLPSSPTTTKSSPSDPMTTSRANQVKIIVPNSTAGLIIGKGGATVKAIMEQSGAWVQLSQKPDGINLQERVVTVSGEPEQNRKAVELIIQKIQEDPQSGSCLNISYANVTGPVANSNPTGSPYANTAEVLPTAAAAAGLLGHANLAGVAAFPAVLSGFTGNDLVAITSALNTLASYGYNLNTLGLGLSQAAATGALAAAAASANPAAAAANLLATYASEASASGSTAGGTAGTFALGSLAAATAATNGYFGAASPLAASAILGTEKSTDGSKDVVEIAVPENLVGAILGKGGKTLVEYQELTGARIQISKKGEFVPGTRNRKVTITGTPAATQAAQYLITQRITYEQGVRAANPQKVG
- the NOVA1 gene encoding RNA-binding protein Nova-1 isoform X2, translating into MMAAAPIQQNGTHTGVPIDLDPPDSRKRPLEAPPEAGSTKRTNTGEDGQYFLKVLIPSYAAGSIIGKGGQTIVQLQKETGATIKLSKSKDFYPGTTERVCLIQGTVEALNAVHGFIAEKIREMPQNVAKTEPVSILQPQTTVNPDRIKQVKIIVPNSTAGLIIGKGGATVKAIMEQSGAWVQLSQKPDGINLQERVVTVSGEPEQNRKAVELIIQKIQEDPQSGSCLNISYANVTGPVANSNPTGSPYANTAEVLPTAAAAAGLLGHANLAGVAAFPAVLSGFTGNDLVAITSALNTLASYGYNLNTLGLGLSQAAATGALAAAAASANPAAAAANLLATYASEASASGSTAGGTAGTFALGSLAAATAATNGYFGAASPLAASAILGTEKSTDGSKDVVEIAVPENLVGAILGKGGKTLVEYQELTGARIQISKKGEFVPGTRNRKVTITGTPAATQAAQYLITQRITYEQGVRAANPQKVG